Proteins encoded in a region of the Brevefilum fermentans genome:
- the rsmG gene encoding 16S rRNA (guanine(527)-N(7))-methyltransferase RsmG, with product MQKLIDQVRSVLGFELSNEKIALLKIYENELLEWNQKVNLTAVNDPEGVRVKHFLDSMTVQKAWGKRVPPERLIDVGTGAGFPGLVLKVLWPKTRVTLVESVGKKAEFCRHIVQRLGLEQVTILSERAEVVGQDPDHRQTYELAVARAVARMPILMEYLLPLVHRNGKVLAMKGETAPVETHSASRAIHLLGGKLHKLVHIELPGVVEERFIVIVDKVAQTPDEYPRRTGIPSKRPIQ from the coding sequence ATGCAAAAGCTTATTGACCAGGTCAGGTCCGTGTTAGGATTTGAGCTTTCAAACGAAAAAATCGCCCTGCTGAAAATCTACGAAAATGAGCTTTTAGAATGGAATCAGAAAGTTAATCTCACTGCGGTTAACGATCCTGAAGGCGTGCGGGTTAAACATTTTCTCGACTCGATGACGGTTCAGAAAGCCTGGGGCAAGCGCGTACCACCTGAACGGCTGATTGACGTGGGCACCGGCGCTGGCTTTCCCGGTCTGGTCCTGAAGGTGCTGTGGCCCAAAACCCGGGTTACGCTGGTTGAATCGGTGGGAAAGAAGGCGGAGTTTTGTCGCCACATTGTCCAGCGCCTCGGATTGGAACAGGTGACGATTTTGTCTGAACGCGCTGAGGTGGTCGGTCAGGACCCGGACCATCGCCAGACCTATGAACTGGCTGTGGCGCGTGCGGTAGCCCGCATGCCCATTCTGATGGAGTACCTGCTACCCCTGGTTCACCGAAACGGCAAGGTGCTGGCAATGAAAGGGGAAACTGCCCCGGTGGAAACTCACAGTGCCAGCCGGGCGATCCACCTGCTGGGGGGAAAGTTGCATAAACTGGTTCATATCGAGTTGCCAGGGGTTGTGGAGGAGCGCTTTATTGTGATCGTGGATAAAGTTGCCCAAACGCCCGATGAATATCCACGCCGTACCGGTATACCCTCTAAACGACCCATTCAGTGA
- a CDS encoding HEAT repeat domain-containing protein: MDDHIKRNNDKSEEVERCLALIQSRNPRDRSFAAKRLGELKSRPDILMKLLQDPNGFVRSAAAEALGRSVELPAPEVISHLLTAIDDPNHYVCAAAVNSLGLLGAAQAIDQIEACLDDAEPIVVQAAILAMARIDPQRIENRLLAFLQSDEYLVHLAAVRVCGWLQLDFCSGLILQALQDLMQTNGKHDLKLPKLYIEALTRLNAREAIPTLVGIAEHEVGLRSAAVEALVDMNADEAAAILSPLLNDPSYSLRRNLIEMMIKADYTAALPLIRPLLKDKAITVRETALAAVSKWGDKVSIDDVREIAFSDPNPFVRPQAVIALTRLLEQDALADLVDLSEDLNLYVRRAVAQCLAEIDFLTPEGKKALLSLAEDPETADFVKDALKAHDLDTVQPLPEKVVETRVPVPKALSEEAHKLLVSLESWQNALPSLQKDFDLGELAEVDRALSTLILYLRETLNGDWGA, from the coding sequence ATGGACGACCACATAAAAAGAAATAATGATAAATCAGAAGAAGTTGAACGCTGTTTAGCACTGATCCAGTCCCGGAATCCCCGCGACCGGTCATTTGCTGCCAAGCGCCTGGGGGAATTGAAGTCCAGGCCTGATATCCTGATGAAATTATTACAGGACCCCAATGGATTTGTTCGTTCTGCAGCAGCGGAAGCCCTTGGACGCTCAGTGGAATTGCCAGCGCCGGAGGTGATTTCACATTTATTGACCGCAATTGACGACCCGAATCATTATGTCTGTGCGGCAGCGGTCAATTCCCTGGGGCTACTGGGAGCCGCCCAGGCAATCGACCAGATCGAGGCATGTTTGGACGATGCAGAGCCGATTGTGGTGCAAGCAGCCATCCTGGCGATGGCGCGTATCGACCCCCAGCGGATTGAAAACCGATTGCTGGCGTTCTTACAATCAGATGAGTACCTGGTCCATCTGGCTGCGGTCAGGGTATGCGGGTGGCTACAACTGGATTTTTGCAGCGGTTTAATCTTGCAAGCATTGCAGGATTTGATGCAAACCAATGGCAAGCATGATCTCAAACTTCCCAAGCTTTACATTGAAGCCCTGACCCGGTTAAACGCCAGGGAAGCGATCCCCACCCTGGTTGGAATAGCTGAGCACGAAGTAGGGTTGCGAAGTGCAGCGGTGGAGGCTCTGGTAGATATGAATGCCGATGAGGCTGCAGCGATCCTTTCACCCTTGTTGAATGATCCCAGCTACAGCTTGCGTCGCAACCTGATTGAAATGATGATCAAGGCAGATTACACTGCAGCCTTGCCGCTGATTCGACCGTTGCTTAAAGACAAAGCCATCACTGTACGCGAAACAGCGCTGGCTGCGGTTTCAAAATGGGGTGATAAGGTCTCAATTGATGATGTGCGCGAGATTGCCTTCAGCGACCCCAACCCCTTTGTTCGCCCCCAGGCAGTGATTGCGCTCACCCGCCTTTTAGAGCAAGACGCGCTGGCGGATCTGGTTGACCTTTCGGAAGATCTTAACCTATATGTGAGGCGAGCGGTTGCGCAATGCCTTGCTGAGATTGATTTCCTGACCCCGGAAGGTAAAAAGGCATTGTTAAGTCTGGCTGAGGACCCGGAAACAGCAGATTTTGTAAAGGATGCGCTAAAAGCCCACGACCTGGACACGGTCCAGCCGCTGCCTGAAAAGGTCGTAGAAACGCGTGTCCCTGTGCCGAAGGCGTTAAGTGAAGAGGCTCACAAGTTGCTGGTTTCCCTTGAGTCCTGGCAGAACGCTTTGCCCTCGCTACAAAAGGATTTTGACCTGGGCGAACTGGCTGAGGTGGATCGGGCGCTTTCGACTTTGATTTTATATCTACGCGAAACACTGAACGGGGATTGGGGCGCGTAA
- a CDS encoding LysM peptidoglycan-binding domain-containing protein — protein MSKKDAKNVISSYRKKQKMGPYILGGLAILLVVVGIVLLVVYLIGGGSGLKPSFLNSPTPTSTETPTPTPVTPTATFTLTPTITNTPTPTLTNTPSGPIEYEVQELDNCTTIAENFEVDVEVLLVLNNLDSRCLIYPGQTILIPAPGQQLPTPTPLPDDTPPGTLIEYRVRPGDSLFVLATQFHSEVSRIMQETNRYRREHDLKQMEEETDIFVGDILIIPVNIVPTPIPTATATETPTP, from the coding sequence ATGAGCAAAAAAGATGCGAAAAACGTGATTTCATCTTATCGGAAAAAACAGAAGATGGGACCTTACATCCTTGGTGGACTGGCAATTCTTCTGGTGGTCGTCGGTATTGTTCTGCTGGTGGTCTACCTAATCGGCGGTGGGTCTGGATTAAAGCCCTCGTTTTTGAACTCACCCACGCCAACGTCTACAGAGACGCCAACGCCAACGCCCGTCACTCCCACGGCGACCTTCACCCTAACACCGACGATCACCAATACCCCCACGCCGACATTGACCAATACTCCTTCGGGTCCTATTGAATACGAGGTACAGGAATTAGATAACTGTACAACCATCGCTGAAAACTTTGAAGTGGACGTTGAAGTTCTGTTGGTGTTGAACAACCTGGACAGCCGTTGTTTGATCTACCCTGGGCAAACCATCCTGATCCCGGCACCTGGTCAGCAATTGCCCACACCCACGCCCCTCCCGGATGACACCCCTCCCGGCACGTTGATTGAGTATCGTGTACGCCCTGGCGACAGTCTGTTTGTTTTAGCCACGCAGTTTCATAGCGAAGTTAGTCGTATCATGCAAGAAACCAATCGCTATCGGCGGGAACATGATCTCAAACAAATGGAAGAAGAGACTGACATTTTCGTCGGCGACATTCTGATTATCCCGGTCAATATTGTGCCAACGCCAATTCCAACCGCGACAGCAACGGAAACGCCGACCCCCTGA
- the uvrA gene encoding excinuclease ABC subunit UvrA, with translation MMTARDSLRVVGAREHNLKNITVEIPRDKLVVITGLSGSGKSSLAFDTIFAEGQRRYVESLSAYARQFLGQMRKPDVESIEGLSPAVSIDQKSTSHNPRSTVGTVTEIYDYLRLLYARVGIPHCPICGRVVQKQSAQEIVEAIEALPEGSRLQILAPLVRERKGTYQAVFDEIRKAGFVRARVDGEIRSLDDEINLERYKKHTIEAVVDRVILHAHEDPEDAKASRSRLTDSVETALKFGDGYVTVQILSEGMEQDIQYSEHLACPEHGSVITEIEPRTFSFNTPHGACPTCQGLGSRQEIDPDLLIPDRSVALIDGAIADDSWHGPKENGGYYWQMLEAVANHYRIDLEAPVSTIPDEKLNILFYGSGGKELTVSFTGRNGRQSTFKASFEGVINNIERRYRETNSEYVRSRIGEFMSGKPCPTCQGNRLRPEVLAVTIDGFNIVEVTAWPVKHSLEWIRNLASDNSPLSARERLIADRILKEIESRLGFLVNVGLDYLTLQRSAGSLSGGEAQRIRLATQVGSRLMGVLYVLDEPSIGLHPRDNDRLLTTLEGMRDLGNTVLVVEHDDETIRRADWIVDLGPGAGDMGGEVVAEGPPDTIINHPESITGAYLSGRMYVPVPDKRRTGNGAHLRLHGARVNNLKNVTLDLPLGKFICVTGVSGSGKSSLLIDTLYRSLVRQLHGAHTTPGEYDFIEGLEHVDKVINIDQSPIGRTPRSNPGTYTGLFDAIRDLFAELPESKMRGYKKGRFSFNVKGGRCEACAGQGQLKIEMQFLPDIYVPCDVCHGSRYNRETLQILFKGKSIADVLDMTIDAAIEFFQAFPKIIRRLETLQDVGLGYIRLGQSGTTLSGGEAQRVKLSKELSRRSTGSTLYVLDEPSVGLHAADVHRLIDVLQRLVDEGNTVVIIEHNLDIIKVSDWIIDLGPEGGDAGGEIIAVGEPEEICEMEHSYTGQFMKRILECRRSNLPA, from the coding sequence ATGATGACAGCTCGTGATAGTTTGCGTGTGGTCGGAGCACGCGAACACAACCTGAAAAACATCACCGTGGAGATCCCCCGCGATAAGCTGGTGGTGATCACCGGACTCTCCGGTTCCGGGAAGAGTTCCCTGGCGTTTGACACGATCTTTGCTGAAGGACAGCGGCGCTATGTCGAATCCCTGTCGGCTTATGCTCGCCAGTTTTTGGGTCAGATGCGCAAACCCGATGTGGAATCCATTGAAGGGCTTTCCCCCGCAGTTTCTATCGATCAAAAATCCACCTCGCACAATCCCCGCTCTACGGTGGGCACGGTGACCGAGATCTACGATTACCTGCGCCTTTTATATGCTCGCGTGGGTATTCCCCACTGCCCGATCTGCGGACGGGTGGTGCAGAAACAATCCGCTCAGGAGATTGTCGAGGCGATCGAAGCCTTGCCCGAGGGTAGCCGCCTGCAGATTCTGGCGCCCCTGGTGCGCGAGCGCAAGGGCACTTACCAGGCTGTCTTTGATGAGATCCGTAAGGCTGGCTTCGTACGCGCCCGTGTCGATGGCGAAATCCGTTCCCTGGATGATGAAATCAACCTCGAACGCTATAAAAAACATACCATCGAAGCTGTGGTAGACCGGGTGATCCTGCATGCTCACGAGGATCCTGAAGACGCCAAAGCATCCCGCTCGCGCCTGACCGATTCTGTTGAGACAGCCCTCAAATTCGGCGATGGTTACGTCACTGTGCAAATCCTCTCAGAAGGGATGGAACAGGATATCCAGTATTCAGAGCACCTGGCTTGCCCGGAGCACGGCAGTGTAATCACCGAGATCGAACCGCGCACCTTTTCCTTTAACACCCCCCATGGCGCCTGCCCAACCTGCCAGGGACTTGGCAGTCGTCAGGAAATCGACCCTGATCTGCTGATCCCCGACCGCTCTGTGGCGTTGATTGATGGAGCCATTGCGGATGATTCCTGGCATGGTCCCAAAGAAAACGGCGGTTATTACTGGCAGATGCTGGAAGCCGTTGCAAATCATTATCGCATCGACCTGGAAGCGCCGGTGTCCACCATCCCCGATGAAAAGCTGAACATCCTTTTCTATGGTTCCGGCGGTAAAGAGCTGACCGTGTCCTTTACCGGGCGCAACGGTCGCCAGAGTACCTTCAAAGCATCCTTTGAGGGTGTGATCAACAATATTGAACGCCGCTACCGCGAGACAAATTCCGAATATGTGCGCAGCAGGATTGGCGAATTCATGAGTGGCAAACCCTGCCCAACCTGCCAGGGTAACCGTTTACGACCAGAAGTACTGGCAGTGACCATTGACGGGTTTAATATCGTGGAAGTTACCGCATGGCCGGTAAAACACAGCCTGGAATGGATCCGGAACCTGGCAAGTGACAATTCTCCCCTGAGTGCGCGCGAACGCTTGATTGCCGACCGCATTCTTAAAGAGATTGAAAGCCGGCTGGGCTTCTTGGTTAACGTCGGGCTGGACTACCTGACTCTGCAGCGCTCAGCCGGTTCCCTGTCGGGTGGGGAGGCACAGCGCATCCGGCTGGCCACCCAGGTGGGTTCGCGGCTGATGGGCGTTCTATATGTGCTGGATGAGCCCTCCATCGGTCTGCACCCGCGTGACAACGACCGCCTGCTGACCACACTGGAAGGGATGCGCGATCTGGGCAATACCGTCCTGGTGGTCGAACACGATGACGAAACCATCCGCAGGGCAGACTGGATCGTCGACCTGGGTCCTGGTGCTGGCGACATGGGCGGCGAGGTTGTTGCTGAAGGTCCCCCGGATACGATCATCAACCATCCCGAATCGATCACGGGCGCCTACCTCTCCGGCAGGATGTACGTCCCCGTTCCTGACAAGCGCCGTACCGGCAACGGTGCACACCTGCGTCTGCATGGTGCCCGGGTGAATAATCTGAAAAATGTCACCCTTGATTTACCTCTGGGCAAGTTTATCTGTGTGACCGGCGTTTCCGGATCGGGAAAATCTTCGTTGTTGATCGACACCCTCTATCGCAGCCTGGTCCGTCAACTCCATGGCGCCCATACGACACCCGGTGAATATGATTTTATCGAAGGGCTTGAGCACGTTGACAAGGTCATCAATATCGACCAATCGCCAATCGGTCGCACACCGCGCTCTAACCCCGGTACCTACACCGGTTTGTTCGATGCCATTCGCGATCTGTTCGCCGAATTGCCCGAAAGCAAAATGCGCGGCTATAAAAAGGGACGTTTCAGCTTTAATGTCAAGGGGGGACGCTGCGAAGCCTGTGCCGGTCAGGGACAGTTGAAGATCGAAATGCAATTTTTGCCCGACATTTACGTGCCCTGTGATGTGTGTCACGGCTCGCGTTACAACCGTGAGACGCTGCAAATCCTGTTCAAAGGAAAGAGCATCGCCGATGTACTGGATATGACCATCGATGCCGCTATCGAATTTTTCCAAGCCTTCCCCAAGATTATCCGTCGATTGGAGACCTTGCAGGATGTGGGGCTGGGTTATATCCGGCTGGGTCAATCGGGTACCACGCTCTCAGGAGGAGAGGCACAACGTGTCAAGCTTTCCAAGGAGCTCTCACGCCGGTCCACCGGCAGCACCCTGTATGTTCTGGATGAGCCATCGGTGGGCCTGCACGCGGCCGATGTGCACCGATTAATCGATGTTTTGCAGCGCCTGGTGGACGAAGGTAATACCGTGGTGATCATTGAGCATAACCTGGATATCATCAAGGTGTCGGACTGGATCATCGATCTGGGTCCCGAAGGTGGTGATGCTGGCGGCGAGATCATTGCCGTGGGCGAACCTGAAGAAATCTGTGAAATGGAGCATTCCTACACCGGTCAGTTTATGAAGCGCATCCTTGAATGCAGAAGGTCAAACCTGCCTGCATGA
- the cyaB gene encoding class IV adenylate cyclase — protein sequence MSDQEREVKFYIQDLEAMAERLQAGGADLVRQRTFELNLRFDTAFHELHKSGRLLRLRQDDCARVTFKGNAHVEGGVIARTELEFTVDDFAVARRLFEALGYQVVVSYEKYRRIYRLGDVEVVLDELPLGNYLEIEGPTNALIAGVALLLGLDWSRGITTNYLGLFEIARSKRGFTFNDLTFENFRGLTIQPEDMGVSPADE from the coding sequence ATGTCAGACCAGGAACGCGAAGTTAAATTCTATATCCAAGATTTGGAGGCGATGGCGGAACGCCTGCAAGCAGGCGGCGCCGACCTGGTCCGTCAGCGCACATTTGAGCTCAACCTGCGTTTTGACACCGCCTTCCACGAGCTGCATAAAAGCGGACGCCTCCTGCGCTTGCGTCAGGATGACTGTGCCCGGGTGACGTTTAAAGGAAATGCTCACGTTGAAGGGGGAGTCATTGCCCGCACTGAACTTGAATTTACCGTGGATGATTTCGCCGTGGCGCGCAGGCTGTTTGAAGCGCTGGGTTACCAGGTGGTGGTGTCCTACGAGAAGTACCGGCGCATTTATCGGTTGGGGGATGTGGAGGTCGTGCTGGATGAGCTGCCCCTTGGGAATTATCTCGAAATTGAGGGGCCGACCAACGCTTTGATCGCAGGCGTGGCGCTGCTGTTGGGCTTGGACTGGTCGAGGGGCATTACCACCAATTACCTGGGCTTGTTTGAGATCGCCCGCTCAAAGAGGGGCTTTACCTTCAACGACCTGACCTTTGAAAACTTCCGCGGTTTGACTATTCAGCCGGAGGATATGGGGGTGAGCCCTGCGGATGAGTGA